Below is a window of Mycobacterium dioxanotrophicus DNA.
CTGGCCGGTAAGCAATGACACCTGATCACCTAACTCTCGCTCGTGGGGCTGCCTCAGGCAGTGATCATATTTCATATACGATATTGCAAATACTCGCCCCCGGGTTCCCGCGTGAAAGAAATGGAGCTGCCCCGTGACCACCACTGCGGCCACCACAGAAGTCGGCGACGAGGATTTTCAGGAGATCCTGGCGCAGACCCGCAGCTTCATCCGCACCGCCGTGGTGCCCCGCGAGAACGAGATCCTGGCCACCGACACGGTGCCCGACGACCTGCGTGACCAGGCCAAGAAGATGGGCCTGTTCGGCTACGCCATACCGCAGCGGTGGGGCGGCCTCGGCCTCAACCTCGCCCAAGATGTCGAACTGGCAATGGAATTCGGCTACACCGCCCTGGCGCTACGGTCGATGTTCGGAACCAACAACGGCATCGCCGGCCAGGTCCTGGTCGGCTTCGGCACCGACGAGCAGAAGGCGCAGTGGCTCGAAGGCATCGCCTCCGGAGACGTCGTCGCATCGTTCGCCCTCACCGAACCCGGAGCGGGTTCGAACCCGGCGGGATTGCGCACCAAGGCCATTCGCGACGGGGACGACTGGGTGATCGACGGCCAGAAGCGCTTCATCACCAATGCCCCGACGGCCGATCTGTTCGTGGTGTTCGCGCGGACCCGGCCCGCCGACGATGCCGGACCGGGCATCGCGGTCTTTCTCGTACCGGCCGACGCGGCTGGTGTCCAGATCGGGGCGAAGGACGCCAAGATGGGGCAAGAAGGTGCCTGGACAGCCGATGTCACCTTCACCGAGGTCCGCGTTCCGGGCGGCGCCCTGGTCGGCGGGAGCGAAGACGTGGGTTACCGGGCCGCGATGACCTCACTGGCGCGCGGACGGGTACACATCGCCGCCCTGGCCGTCGGCTCGGCACAGCGCGCTCTCGACGAGTCGGTGGCCTACGCCGCCGCGGCCACGCAGGGCGGCGAGCCGATCGGCAACTTCCAGCTCGTCCAAGCAATGATCGCCGACCAGCAGACCGGCGTGATGGCGGGCCGGGCGTTGGTACGCGATGCCGCCCGCCAGTGGGTGTCGGGTGAGGATCGCCGCATCGCGCCGTCGGCCGCCAAGCTGTTCTGTACCGAAATGGCAGGCAAAGTGGCCGATCTCGCAGTGCAGATCCACGGCGGCACCGGCTACATGCGTGAGGTCCCGGTGGAGCGCATCTATCGCGAAGTCCGGTTGCTGCGACTCTACGAGGGCACCAGCGAGATCCAGCGTCTCATCATCGGCGGCGGTCTGGTCAAGGCCGCGCAGCGCAACACCAACCGTTAAGGAGCATCGATGAGTGATCGGCTCACCGGAAAAGTCGCCTTCATCACCGGAGCAGCCCGCGGCCAGGGCCGCGCGCACGCCGTCCGGATGGCCAAGGAGGGCGCTGACATCATCGCCATCGACATCGCCGGCCCGCTACCGCCCAGTGTCCCTTATGATTCCGCCACGCCGGACGATCTGGCCGAGACGGTGCGGCTGGTCGAGGCCACGGGCCGAAGAGTGCTCGCCGCAGCCGTGGACACGCGAGATCTGGAGGGGCTGCGGGCCGTCGTAGACAAAGGGGTGGCGGAGTTCGGCAGGCTCGACATCATCATCGCCAATGCGGGCATCACGGTTCCGGAGGCCTGGAACGAGACCACACCCGAGTCGTTCCGCGATGTCATCGACATCAACCTCACCGGAACCTGGAACACCGTCATGGCGGGGGCCCAGCACATCATCGACGGTGGGCGCGGCGGCTCGATCATCTTGATCAGCTCCGCGGCAGGTATCAAGATGCAGCCGTTCATGGTGCACTACACGGCCAGCAAGCACGGCGTCACTGGGCTGGCCCGGGCGTTCGCGGCCGAACTCGGCAAGCACAAGATCCGCGTCAACAGTCTGCACCCCGGCGCCGTCAACACCCCGATGGGCACCGGCGACATGATGGCCGCGCTCAACCGGGCCAACGAGACCAATCCCGGCCTGATGCAGATGGTCACGCCGTTCCTGCCCGACTTCATCGCCGAGCCCGAGGACATTGCCGACGCGGCCTGCTGGTTGGCCAGCGACGAATCCCGGTTCGTCACCGCGAGCCGGGTCGCCGTCGATCTGGGCTCCACTCAGTTCTGAGCGGCGCGAACGGCACCCGCAACGCCGCCACGGCGATACGACCGGGAGAGGTGGCGGCACTGCATCATCCGCACCACGGC
It encodes the following:
- a CDS encoding acyl-CoA dehydrogenase family protein — its product is MTTTAATTEVGDEDFQEILAQTRSFIRTAVVPRENEILATDTVPDDLRDQAKKMGLFGYAIPQRWGGLGLNLAQDVELAMEFGYTALALRSMFGTNNGIAGQVLVGFGTDEQKAQWLEGIASGDVVASFALTEPGAGSNPAGLRTKAIRDGDDWVIDGQKRFITNAPTADLFVVFARTRPADDAGPGIAVFLVPADAAGVQIGAKDAKMGQEGAWTADVTFTEVRVPGGALVGGSEDVGYRAAMTSLARGRVHIAALAVGSAQRALDESVAYAAAATQGGEPIGNFQLVQAMIADQQTGVMAGRALVRDAARQWVSGEDRRIAPSAAKLFCTEMAGKVADLAVQIHGGTGYMREVPVERIYREVRLLRLYEGTSEIQRLIIGGGLVKAAQRNTNR
- a CDS encoding mycofactocin-coupled SDR family oxidoreductase, producing MSDRLTGKVAFITGAARGQGRAHAVRMAKEGADIIAIDIAGPLPPSVPYDSATPDDLAETVRLVEATGRRVLAAAVDTRDLEGLRAVVDKGVAEFGRLDIIIANAGITVPEAWNETTPESFRDVIDINLTGTWNTVMAGAQHIIDGGRGGSIILISSAAGIKMQPFMVHYTASKHGVTGLARAFAAELGKHKIRVNSLHPGAVNTPMGTGDMMAALNRANETNPGLMQMVTPFLPDFIAEPEDIADAACWLASDESRFVTASRVAVDLGSTQF